A stretch of DNA from Cannabis sativa cultivar Pink pepper isolate KNU-18-1 chromosome X, ASM2916894v1, whole genome shotgun sequence:
AGGTCAAAATTCTGACTCACTAAATTGGAGTTCCACAGCCTCCCTCGCCAGAAAAGTGGAGAAAGGGGGAAAAACAAATGAGAATAAATTGGAAATGGCGTACAttttttattggaaaattaagaTCTAATGTGTGTACATTTTCTCAAGTGCTTTGACATTGGTGCAGGTTTCAGAAGGAATTGATTTCTCAGATGACAATGCTCGAGCTGTTGTatccttgtttttttttttttcttttgcattCTCTTATGTAGCTGTTAGTTATGCTTTTGGGTTAGGAGTTCAATAATGCTTTTGACAGAAGCCTAGTATTGATAATAGCAAACCAATTTTAGTGTTGATCTCATTTGCAAAATGCAGTGGAATTTTTTGGCAATTCAAAGTATAGAGTGATAAAATGGGATTTTTGTCATTCATTGAAACCAGTTGGTATTGATGCTGTTTGGTCATTTAATTATACTTATAAATGTATGAATTTCAATTAGAACTGCCTATTTTGGGAGTTAAATAATATGATCTGAGATTAAGTAATTAACTTAACTAATCTTTAGATAATTGTGGGCATTCCATTTCCTAACATGTaaggtttttctttttctcgtCTTTTTTGGAAAGATTATGCAAAAATACATTTGCTGATTGTCATCATTTTTTGTCAGAAATGATATTCAAGTTGGGctaaaaatgaaatataatgATGCATATAAATCATCCAAGAACCTTTTGAGTGGTAGTGACTGGTACAGCCACCAAGCATTCAGAGCTTTAAATCAAGCAGCAGGTACACCAAACTATCATAGCATTAACAGAAGCTTGCAGCAATGTGATTTTTTTGGTGTGTGAAATGGCTGCTGAGTTTGTGATGCTAATTATCTATcttgttttttctttctttcttttgtttaGGACGTTGTATCCGCCACCGATTTGATTATGGTGCCATTATCTTCTTAGGTAAATGTATCGAACctgacaatatttttttttgaataattgagAGTTCCTCTTGACAAGTTTCTCCATTCTAGAATATTATTATTGGGGTGTCTGTGGGATATTATTAATGAGAAACGTAGGTAGTTACTTCTGAAAAGGTCAATCGACTCCTTGGGCCATACATTTATGAATAAACAACTTCTGGGAAAATTTACCAGCTGCATATTCAAGTTCAGAATGTCTTTTCAACTTAATGCTGTCACTTTTATCTAGCTATACCCTACTAAATGTCTAAACATTTTTCTTTGAGATTTTGCACTTTGGAATCTTGACGTTGTTTGAATTATGTATGCTTCACATCTTTTATTCATCAAGTAATTCTTTCACTATGTGTAAATAGATGAACGTTATCAGAGAGAAAGGAATACAGCATCCATGTCAAAATGGCTGAGGAAATCTTTCAGAGAGTATGACAATTTTGGTTCGTCTTTGGAAGGATTAAGATCCTTTTTTGGTGATGCCAAGGTGGATACATGTTCCCATTTTTAGCCTTATTATAACTTTGTTTCCCTTTTCTTTTCCAAATGGATGAGAATGTTTTAACTGATTTGCTTCTTTGCAGGAACGAGTGAGCAAGAGTATGGTCAATGTTTCAGAGAATTCTGATACTGGTTTGGAAAATATGCCTTCTGCAGTTCAAAGTAAAGGCTCTACAAGGAAGCAAGATCAGAAATCAGATAAATTTGATCACTTTGAACAGAGAAAGACTAATTTGACGAAGTATAGTACTTTTTTTCACTCTCTGAAGTCTAAGGATGATGTCAAACCTCAGGTATCTGCACAAATGAATGAAGATGCTGACAACAACCTGCAAGTTGTTGATCTCTCTAGTCCTCAGAAAGAGTCGAGGTAAGTTTGTATGTCTCGTAGTGTTTAGGCATTGGACCTAATGATGGGGGTATTTCAATTTGGACAAAAAAGTTCAAACTTCAAATTGGTTTGACGACATTCTATTGAAAGGGGCTTTGATGGTTaagcattttataatctttctATTGGGAGAGACGTTTTTACAAAACTATTTGAATTCAGTAAACTGTTATAGCTTATACTAAAAATTGAGAGCTAAATTGCAGGCACCCTATAGTTTTGTCCATGGAATTTTCTCATGATGATCAAGAATTATCAATTGTCAAGGAAACCCCATGTTTGGATGGAAGTACTATTACACAAAGTCCGTGGTCATTTTCCAAGTACGAGACTTCAGCTTCAACCATATATTATGACTCATCTGGTAATCAAGGTCAATTATCTTCTCATCCCTCTTCCTTGACTAATCATAGCAAACACTCTTCGAAATCCAAGTGTTTCACTATAAATACACCTCAGAAGAACACTAATATGAGCACAAGCAGCACAATGCTGGAAATGGAATCATCTCGCAATTTGAGTGTCAATTCTTGCTGTATGAAACGAAGAAAGTCCATTTGCTCTTCACCTGTGATTTGCCTCATTGAAGAAGAGTGTGATGCTTTTGATGCTAATCCTTCTGATAGTACAACTACCTTTAATCAAAGTTCTATAGCCAATGGAGATGCAATTCGAAGAATTGATTTTACTGTTGAGACTCCCAATTCAATAGAAGGAAAGTCCGAGTCAAGTGTTCCCCAACTGCTTACTATGAATAGTTCTACTGCAACTTCTGAACTCATAGTAATGAACAAGAGACTGCTCGTTTATTGCTCACACTGCAAAAATCCTTTGGGTCTTCCTGAGAATCATCAACAAGTCACCTGCTGTTTAACTTTATTGTCCAAAATTCAGTTGGAATCTCTTCACAGAAAGACAATGAAAATTGAGTCTGCAAGTAAATCAAAAGGCGTACATGTTCTTGTAACGGATGCTTCGTCAGTTCATCAACAACTCTGCAACAGTAATATTGAAGGTGATTCCGAGCAGCAGGGTATATGGTGTGAAAGAGATGGATGTGTATTCAAAGCCATCTTCTGCCCCTTGTGTGGTACGGACAACAATTCCATTGGTGTACAGGTCCTGGCAACAAATGCATCTAATCTTCATCTACTTAACAAGGTAGGCCTTTCATAAAAATGCCTACTTAGGCATCTCTTTACTAAAAGTTGCTTTCTGTTATAAGCATGCTGTAGACCCAATATTTGGTTCtgcattataaaaataaatgaataataaacaTGGAAATAAAATTGTTTAGCACATAGTTTtgttcaaatatattttacccCTTACAATAATGAAAGAGAACTATGTCATAAATGAGAGCATACTTCTATCATTGAGAAGGTGAGGACTCTCTAAGCAATTAGGAGCAATAGAGCTATGGGAAAATATGAGCTCTTTGAATTTGGTGCGATTTTCCCAGCTAATTTGTTTACTCGGTGGTACGATTCTTCCAGGTGTTGCTTTATGTTGATCAGTTAGAAATTAAAACCTTTGAAGCATCCATGCACAAGGATTCAAATGCCAAGGTAAATTATTTGTATGGTGGTTCGTGAATTTATGGAGGCATGAGGAATGATTTCATGGTTAaatttttcatataattaattttgtaggaTGCGTTGCCCATTAGAGGCTCGAGCATAGATAAAGGTGCAACTCAGAACTCTTCTTTCGACAAATTTGCATATATTCCCGACTCATCAGAAGGATGGAGAACCACCAGATCCAAGGTTAGAAGTTAATTAAACATGTATATGAAACTCTTTTGTAGAGTGGTACAGTACTGTAGTGCTGTTGTTTGTTTCATTCATGTAATTAGTTTTTGACACGCGAAGTGTTTTGGTGCAGTTAAAACTTCCAAAGAAAAGGACACCTGTTAATGCAGATGAGGATGATTCATGATAGCTTTAGCTTAAATGTGTGCAAATGTAACAATttgtagtgtatatatatagagagagagaaagagagcatGTGGCTCGATTGGCAAGATATTGGCTTTATTGCATCCTTGCTTAGTCAGCAAGCAACTGTTCTCTGTTTCATTCTTGCTTACTAGTTAGCAATCAGCACCATTATTTTGATGGTGTTTGTACATTAATAATCTAATAATTGAGTTTCAGTTATTGTGTTGAAAATGAATGATCAACACTGTTCATTAATTTTATAAGAAAAGCAAGATATACTATTTCCtttttatattatgtgtatatattcatatatattatattatagcaCAACTAAATTAAAGTGGAGTTtggttataaaataaaaatggaataggaatgggaatagtAATAAGAATAGAAATAGATGGAACGAAATTtctattcttttgtttggtaaagactatgaaattaataattgaataagAATTGTGATGTTTGGTATattatgaaatgaaatgaaatttttattattttgactaaaatatttttcactcttttaaaataatttttgttttataaaattactattatggtacaaataaaaaatgatatatatttatgtatcactcttaaattatatttttagatctaattatcaaataataaaattatatataaatatttaagtatcaataTAAATGctattcatataatttaatcatCACACATTGTCTATTTATATAGTTATAATAATAGTGTTGTTTTGCTATAATTTTGTACAAAAagatatattaaacatattattgtaatattaaatattaattgtagATATATGTTTTAAAATAACAAAGTTATCCATATAATTATAACCTTAATCATTTATATAAGAGAAGGTAGATAgggcaaaataatttttagttggCATGAAATGAGTTTTCGAGTCATTTTATTTAGGAAAAGTAATTCCCTAATTTACATGAATTATAATTCCTATTGGAATGAGTTTTCCAATAACAAACCAAACACTTGAATGATTGTGGGAAAATTACTGCTAGTGGTACAAAATCAAAACAATGAAATTCTATATTGGGTTgtctgccctaaataaaatctatttcaatataatcggatttactaattaatatagaaTTAGAAATTGCTTTTATGTTACATGGCTCACATGTTTAtgcttaatgtataaattttattaagtttagaacacatatatatttgttcatgattatagtgtcgtcagcacagtgaaatataatcatgattatatgttcaaaagtttaattcccatgatttgtcactTCAcgggatttagactgacatgataatcggcgataatgtatacttacaccttagataagtgttatgtcctttccaggccattgacaaagtttaccagtatcggatgtatggagtatacattggaagagaccgatattgatcttggataagatatcataaacttaccgttatatctttctaagtcaatatcaatggttgatcttaggtccatggatcttaatcctgatatggttaggattactaataactattaattaattttatgtaatttgtTAATAAGTaaagatcttttagcaattattctttttaacttaaataattcaaataattgcAATAAAACTCCTTATAATTTAAAGTTATTATACACAtaactttaattaataaaaaatagtatgaATGACCTCTAATTATAAGTAATTTTGCACTCAATCTTATTTTAcattcaatttatttatttattttttcttttaaaaaatgaaaaattaagtaaaaaaaatataataaaaattaatgattgTTAACTATTTTCGCTCCTCGTCGAAATCATCTTCATCAATCTAaagattgtaaaaaaaattatcaaagtaGATTACCAATTAATTGAAAttgttgcttttttttttcacaaataaGCATAACAGTAGGAAAATAGCAAGCAAATTattaaagagtaatttgcggcataaatacctaagttttatgccgagtagcagataaatacctaagtcctatttttggcggtaaaaataccttctgtTAGAGTCctggaacttccgtaggtacctgaACGTTAAGTGCCAGGTCAGGATCCATGTGCCACTCGTTAATTGGTCCatgtcattaatttttttatttattatttaaataattatttaaatgtttaaaaattataaaaattaataaaaaaaactaaatataattgatttttattttttaacatttatttCTTTTCCATTTGTTTTTCTTTGAGTTAGAAAATAAACTCAAATGAGAAATTGAAACACGGGAAAGAACAAAACCCAGAACCTCAAATAGTCTTCTCCATCGTGTTCTTCATCTCCCTCACCATCGTCTTCAaccaaaaatctaaaaaaaaattatcatccaAAACCATTCACCCAATTAAAGCTCATAAACATTCTCACTAAAAGAAAACTGATCTAACAAATCCAACAAACAAAACTCTACTCAAATATCCcaaaactgaaaagaaaaaaaacccaATAAATTTCTCCCACAAAAATCCTCATCTATCATAtcttgaaaaagaaaataaaaaaggtaaaaaaaaaaaatatctaaaagcCTTGTGCGATCGAGAAAGAGAGGGACTGAGAGAGTGGAGAGAACTCAAGCAATTGTCAAGCGATGTCGTCCTCTTGTGCGATTGCTCTGTCCTGGTCAAACTAATGTACTGCATCAAGCGTCTCCGTCCTCAACGGACCATCGAGGAACCCCTAGTTCGCACCCCTTGTTCCCAGTAGACAGAGAAGACGACGACGATGACCTCCTCGTTCGCACCCCTGGTTCGCAGGTCGACGACGATGACCTCCTGGTTCGCAGGTCGACGACGATGACCTCCTGGTTCGAAGACGATGAGGAACCCCTGGCTTGAATCGCAAAAGAGAAGGAGGGACGGGATTTTCTCAGATTTTCTaggtttgtattttttaattttttttttttttggtgaattctaggtttgtatttaatttatgtttatgtttatgcAAAATGGGGAAAATAAATTAGGGCTTTTGATAGAGAAATGGGATAGAGATGTAGACAAGATTACACTGGTTTTATGTGTTAGTTTTAGACAAGAAGAAGAATGGCAGGATGAAGAAGAGGACGATGAAAGGGATGACCCTTCAATTTTCTTTtgggtttatgtgttagttttAGGTTTTgggttttaattaataatttattttattttaatttaattaaaatataaatattaaatatttattattttattttgattttaaattatttttgttttatttttaatttttaaattaattttttaaataaaatatataaattaaatgacGTGGACTAATCACTGAATAACACGTGGATACTAACCTGGCACATAACGGccaggtacctacggaagttccacactagtgacggaaggtatttttaccgccaaaaataagacttaagtatttatctgctactcggcataaaacttaggtatttatgctgcAAATTACTCATTATTAAAAACTAAGGAGAAATCTAACTGTAGCTGGTTGAATAAAGAAATAGGTTTGTGGCGGAGATGTAGGAGATTGTATTGAAGTGGAAAATCGGGACAAACTGAAaccctaatttttattttttttttaataaaggaaGATGGGTCAAGCGGTTGTTgcaaaataaaattagatgtaatttttaaaaattaattaagtattcaaaaatttattttagaaggggtggaactctaaattttgtaaaaaaaaaaaagaattttattgtaattattatagttaaatgatttaaatattaaaaatattataatagggacttaaatatatataaaaaattatttataaatattaattgctaaaaatgattttattaaatatttaaattaaaattaattattttagaacaattgttaattatgattaatttaattctaagaaaTGATTTTTTACATATTGATAATTTGTTATTACAGGTTAAAAGAAAATGTAACTATCatttgttagataaattaacaattaacccaagatctatttgtttataacatagaacacaataataagatataataattaggtatgtgtacctgattgatccatagcaattatctctgattgatccacagcagttactccaatttgatagtgcaatactatcaactaagtcttcctccctagatctctaaatcagaagcagtttattttctctgattatcaaaaggtatacaattgtgatgagacaatatgtatttatagagttagggaggggacttagctacaaaaccctagttgggctgggcctgctcatcaaaggcttcagtcaactagaaaagcccacacttctgcttcacctagactttactcacagatgctaagcccattaacaattgatcaccaacaacatgggctaatacagcaaagaactatccaatcaacccaagttttaataaaaccaataaaatttaatgtaagcccaaataaaagtctaacattctcccacttgggctacattgattttaatacatatatattatatatcaaaataattttgtttgaaaacgacttatgggttgaacaacaagaaaacatttgtggccactttaaaaactgatagttctctgatagcatctcaacataccggtccaatttaacctttgataatgaactatgacagtcatattgtttttagctcaacaaaagacattcataatcacaaataccaaagtattaaatcgacatggtcaataagtttagtagtgtggtaaggaattatgttcaacatgtgatcaatttaaaataacataatatccttatcagtcctcaatttcactgataccgtgatgcttaataaataagccagtgaaattaaacatacaccacttaaaataagtaagtgtcactaaacttgcttaaataattaagccaacaacatatcattgtcaataagcaaataaatttaatagacaatgatcacaacaatatgaaccacatgctttcaattcaatcattctcgagaatataacaaaacataattgaaaacatatccattcaataataaaaaatattgaaacataaaatgtagttcataactttattcagaaaattataaataataatttctaaaaacaaacagaaaacaaaactcccactaacccaaaagatcaaaagattctaaaatgcccatattaacaacatgtttattaaacagcacggcacttaaccctttggttagaggatcagctaacatcgactcggtcttgcaattttcaatgacaatgtctcctttcttgaccaagtctctgacagtgagatactttatttccatgtgtttagaagcactactaatcttgttattctttgaaaagaaaacagcagcattattatcacaatagattagcataggtgtggaaatagaatcaaccactcgtatctccgaaataaaattcttcagccacaaagcttgcaaagatgccccataacatgcaacaaactcagcatacatagtagatgatgtgatcaaagtctgtttgacactcttccaagaaatagcggcactcgccaaggtgaaaatatagccagaagttgactttaaatcatcttcacaaccaccaaaatctgaatctgaataaccaacaactcgaagattgtcaacctgcttatacacaagcataaaactcttcgttcttggcaaatatctcaaaactttcttggctgcaacccaatgatcgaggccaggatcagataaatatctcccaagaacattga
This window harbors:
- the LOC115703420 gene encoding uncharacterized protein LOC115703420 isoform X2, producing the protein MADSAELVFCPYNYIINPVIRGAMDVDIKGAILVLDEAHNMEDIARDAGSVDIDEEALHKLKAELGDLCQANALVYQPLYEMTQDLLSWIGHKKDTLEKREFQHYFSCWTGDKAMRELQEANISQQSFPTLLEFATKAIRDATDTKSDIEHLSGMSVITLEGLFSSLTYFFSRSGSHMSDFQLALQKYVKRDAGKALGDWTYTLSLWCLNPAVVFRDITDLSLSVILTSGTLSPMNSFSSELGLQFGASLEASHVVNIESQVWSAIIASGPSKFPLNASYKTADGCVFQDELGKSLEEIFKVVPGGCLVFFPSYKLLEKLRKRWCETGQWSQLNAKKTLFMEPRGGSQEDFESVLKGYYDAIHGASKPISGRKKRPKKLDSKSFSAIRSADNANREGAALLAVCRGKVSEGIDFSDDNARAVIIVGIPFPNINDIQVGLKMKYNDAYKSSKNLLSGSDWYSHQAFRALNQAAGRCIRHRFDYGAIIFLDERYQRERNTASMSKWLRKSFREYDNFGSSLEGLRSFFGDAKERVSKSMVNVSENSDTGLENMPSAVQSKGSTRKQDQKSDKFDHFEQRKTNLTKYSTFFHSLKSKDDVKPQVSAQMNEDADNNLQVVDLSSPQKESRHPIVLSMEFSHDDQELSIVKETPCLDGSTITQSPWSFSKYETSASTIYYDSSGNQGQLSSHPSSLTNHSKHSSKSKCFTINTPQKNTNMSTSSTMLEMESSRNLSVNSCCMKRRKSICSSPVICLIEEECDAFDANPSDSTTTFNQSSIANGDAIRRIDFTVETPNSIEGKSESSVPQLLTMNSSTATSELIVMNKRLLVYCSHCKNPLGLPENHQQVTCCLTLLSKIQLESLHRKTMKIESASKSKGVHVLVTDASSVHQQLCNSNIEGDSEQQGIWCERDGCVFKAIFCPLCGTDNNSIGVQVLATNASNLHLLNKVLLYVDQLEIKTFEASMHKDSNAKDALPIRGSSIDKGATQNSSFDKFAYIPDSSEGWRTTRSKLKLPKKRTPVNADEDDS